In the Pithys albifrons albifrons isolate INPA30051 chromosome 31, PitAlb_v1, whole genome shotgun sequence genome, one interval contains:
- the LOC139684076 gene encoding olfactory receptor 14A16-like, protein MSNSSSISHFLLLPLADTRQLQLLHLWLFLGIFLAALLGNGLIISTVASDHHLHTPMHFFLLNLSLIDLGSICTTVPKAMHNSLWNIRTISYKGCIAQFFLMFLLVGVEFSLLTIMCYDRYVAICKPLHYGTLLGSRACAHMAAAAWTTGVFYGVLHTINTFSMPLCHGNALGQFFCEVPQILKLSCSHSYLRELGLLLVSGGGFVGCFIFIVFSYVQIFRAVLRIPSEQGRHKAFSTCLPHLAVVSLFLSTVFCAYLKPLSLSSPSLDLVLAVLYSVLPPTLNPFIYSLRNQELRDAVKKKMTGCFSGTRDCLLSSVNGL, encoded by the coding sequence atgtccaacagcagctccatcagccacttcctcctcctgccattggcagacacgcggcagctgcagctcctgcacttgtggctcttcctgggcatcttcctggctgccctcctgggcaacggcctcatcatcagcaccgtagcctctgaccaccacctgcacacccccatgcacttcttcctgctcaacctgtccctcatagacctgggctccatctgcaccactgtccccaaggccatgcacaactccctctggaacatcagaaccatctCCTATAAGGGATGTATTGCACAGTTCTTTCTGATGTTCCTCTTAGTTGGAgtagagttttccctcctcaccatcatgtgctacgaccgctacgttgccatctgcaaacccctgcactacgggaccctcctgggcagcagagcttgtgcccacatggcagcagctgcctggactactggggttttttatggtGTCCTGCACACAATCAATACATTTTCCATGCCCTtatgccatggcaatgccctgggccagttcttctgtgaagtgccccagatcctcaagctctcctgctcacactcctacctgaGAGAACTTGGGCTTCTTCTGGTTAGTGGGGGGGGGTTtgtgggatgtttcattttcattgttttctcctatgtgcagatcttcagggctgtgctgaggatcccctctgagcagggaaggcacaaagccttttccacgtgcctccctcacctggctgtggtctccctgtttctcagcactgtctTCTGTGCCTACCTAAagcccctttctctctcctccccatccctggacctggttctggcagttctgtactcggtgcTGCCTCCAACACTCAACCccttcatctacagcctgaggaaccaagaactcagggatgctgtgaagaaaaagatgactggatgcttttcaggaACCAGAGACTGCTTGCTTTCCTCTGTCAATGGCCTGTAG